The Vulcanimicrobium alpinum sequence ATTCGCCGTACGCGCCCTTGCAGAGCCGCACGCGCGCGCCCAAAGCGATCATCCGTTCGACGTCGGCCGGGGTGCGCTTCAAGTACGCCTGCAGCACGGGCCCCACGTTGCGCGTATGCGCGAAGGCGCGCTCGAAGACGCGCAGCGTCGCGCCGGTGACCGCGCTCCCTTCCATGTCGATGCGCACGAACGGATCGGCGTTCCGTGCCGCATCGTCGAGGATCGTGCGCAGGTTCGCGAACGCGAAGTCTTCGTCGACGAGCAGACCCATCGCGGTCAGCTTCACCGAGACGTTCGTCTCGACGCCGCGGCGGCGGATCGCCGAGAGGAGCGCGAGATAGGCATCGCGCGTTCGCTCAGCTTCGTCGCGCTGGGTGACATCCTCGCCGAGGAAGTCAAGCGTCGCGGTCATCCCGGCCGCGTTGAGCGCGGCGACCGCGTCCATCGCTTCGTCGGCGGTCTCGCCGGCGACGAACCGTTTGGCGAGGAAGAAGAACCGTTGCTGAAAGCCCGGGGTCTGAATCACGTCGAGCACTGCCACGGCCCGGCGGCTTCGGGAATGAACCGGCGGGGGCCTCGGGGTAGACCGGTGTCGATGGCGCGCGCGCAACGCTTTGCGAGGACTTTTCAGTCGATGGATAGGCACGCGCCGCGGTTTCCGGGAAGCATGGAGCATGGCTTGGCGCGTCCTGGTCGCCGACGACGATCAGGAGATCTGCACGCTCATCAAGACGGTCCTGGGCAAGGGGCCGTACGAGATCACGCTCTGCCACGATGCGGAAAGCGCGCTCGTCCATATCAAGAGCGATCCGCCGTACGACATCCTCATCAGCGACTTCATGCTGCCGGGGATCTCGGGGATCGATCTGGTCACGCAGGTGCGGCAGAACGCGAGCACGTCGCGCATCCCGATCGTGATGATCAGCGCGCACAGCAACTACGCGATGGACGCGCGCGCGAAGACGGCCGGCGCGAACGCGTTTCTGAACAAGCCGTTCACGATCTCGCAGCTGCGCACGACCGTGCACCAGCTGCTGACGGACCCGCTGCACTCGGCGATGGGCGCGTAGCGCCGGCGCGTCGCGCGGTACACCGCGCGTGACGGTTGCGTCGTTCGCGAAGATCCTCTTCGTCGCGCTCTCACTGGGCCTCGACGTCTTCGCCGTCTCGGTCGGCGTCGGGATGCGGGGGACGGAGCGCGCGGTCAAGCTGCGGATCGGTGCGGCGTTCGCGTTCGCCGAGGTGACGATGACGCTGCTCGGGGTCGGGATCGGCCGCGCCGCGGGGAAACTGCTCGGCGATTCGGCCGGGTATCTCGGCTTCGCCGCTCTCGTCGCGGTCGGCGGCTACATGATCTACGAAGCGCTGCACGGGACCGAGGAGGGCGGCGGCTTCGATCTTTCGCGCGGCTGGGGGCTGACGCTGGGCGCGCTCTCGATCAGTCTGGACTCGCTGGGAATCGGGTTCTCGATTCTCTACATCGGCGTGCCGCTCGGCGTCAGCGTGATCTTCATCGCTGCGGCTTCGGTGCTGTCGACGGCGCTGGGGCTCGCGCTCGGAAAGCGTCTGGGTATGGTCGCCGAAGAGCGCGCGGCGTTGTGGGCGGGGATCGTGCTCGTGCTGACGGGGCTCGCCTTTGCGGGACTCAAGTATTTTCGCGTCGGCGCCTGAAGCGCTCTACCGGCTCGCCGTCGCGGCATCGCGCAGCGTAATCGTCGTCGGGACGGCGAAGAACGCCGGCAAGACGACGGCGTTCAACGCGCTGCGCGCCGTCGCGCAGCGCCGCGGCGTTGCGATCGCGGTGACGTCGATCGGGCGCGACGGCGAACCGTCGGACGCGCTCGACGTCGAACCGAAACCGCGCGTGCGGCTCGCACCCGGGACGCTCGTCGCGCTCGCGGCGGGTCTGCTGCCGCGCACGCCGGCGCTCGCGATCCTCGAGACGGGCGCCCCGAGCGCGCTCGGCGCGACGGTATTCGCGCGCGTCGAAATCGCGACGACGTGCGAGATCGCGGGACCGCCGACGGCGCGCGCGATGCGCGCGACGATCGATCGCCTGCGCACGCTCGGCACCGGTCCGGTGTTCGTCGACGGCGCGATCGACCGCATCGCACCGCTCGCCGGCGGCGACGACGCGGTGATCCTCGCAACCGGCGCGGTGAGCGGCGCGACCGTCGCGCGGGTGGCGCAGGTTGCGGCGGCGGCGGTGCAGCGATTGACGCTGCCCGGCCGCGATCCGGCGCACGAACGTGCGCGCGTCGTTCAAGTGCACGGCGCGCTCGACGCGCGCGACGCGGAAGCGCTGCTCGCCGATGCGCGCGACGCGACGGTGGTGATCGACGATCCGACGCGCATCGCGGTCCGCGGCGCGTTGTTCGCGACGCTGCGCGCGACCGTCGACCTGCGCTGCGAGCGGCCGCTGCGCGTCGTCGCGTGCACCACGTCGCCGGTCGGGCGCGACGCATCGCTCGAACCGCGCGCGCTCGTCGAGGCCGTTGCCCGCGCGACCGGTCTGCCGGCTTTCGATGTCGTCGCGGACCTCGCGGCATGATCGCTGACGCGCTCACTGCCGAGCGGATCGGGCTGGACTGGCTGCGCGCGGCGGTCGCACCCCTCGGCGCGTTCGGCCGGGCCGTCGACGAAACGCTCGCTCCGTACGGTCCCGGCGACGAAGACGCGGCGCGCGCGGAGATCGCCGAGGTTGTTGCGTGCGCGCAGCTGATGGACGACGAAGGCGTCATGCGCGCACGCGCGGCGCTGCGCGCCGTCCCAGAAGCCTCGCCGATCGTCGCGCGCGCACGCGTCGGCGACCCGCTCGCCGACGTCGATTTCTACGAACTGGGGCGCTTCATCGACGGGCTCGACGCGCTTGCGCGAGCGTGGGACGCCGCCGGCGGCGATGCTGGGCGGCGTCCTCCGCTCCTCGACGGGCTGCGGGCGCTGCTCGCTCCGGGGCGCGCGGGCGGCGGCTTCTATCTCGACGATGCGTTCGGCGCGGGGCTCCGCGACGCGCGCGCCGCGCTCGCGGCGGCGGAAGCCGCGTACGACGCGCGGCGCGAGGAGATCGCCGCGCTCGTCCGCGACGCGATCGGCGTCGATCCCGTCGGCGAGGAGTTCGTCGTGCTGCGCGATGCGTACGACGGCGCGCTGCCCGACGTCGTGCGGGTGGTACGCGAGACGCCGACCTACCGCGTCGTCGTCCCGGCGATCGTCATCCCCGAGCGCGATGCCGCATTCGCGCGGCTGGCGGAGGAAGAAGAGGCGGCGCGCCGGACGCTCGCGGAGCGGATCGCGCGCGAAGCCGATGCCGTTCGCGCGACGACGCGCGCGCTCGGGGCGCTCGACCGCCTGCTGGCGCGCGTTGCGTTCGCGCAGCGCTGGGGCGGCTGCGTTCCCACGTTCGCCTCCGACCGGATCGCCTGCGTCGACGCGACGTTCGCGCCGCTCGCCGATGCGCTGGGGGCGCGCGCGCACCCGTACACGCCGATCTCGTTCGACCTGCGCGGCGTCACGGTGCTCACCGGACCGAACATGGGGGGGAAAACCGCGGCGCTCGCAGCTGCCGGCTTCGCGTGCGCGTGCGCCGCGCTCGGCGTCGCGCCGCCGGCGCGCGAGGCAACTCTGCCGCTGCTCGACGCGATCGCGTGGGTCGGCGGCGACGTCGCCGCCGACCGGACGCGCCTGCTCTCGTCGTACGCGGCGGAGATCCTGCGCGCGCGCGACGTCCTGCGCGCGGCGTCGCCGCGGTCGCTGGTCCTCGTCGACGAGTTCGCGCGCACGACCGGACCGCGCGAAGGCCGCGCCCTGCTGGTTGCGTTTGCTGAGGCGCTGCACGCGAGCGGCGCGTTCGCGCTCATCGCAACCCACTTCGACGGCGTCGCTGCCGCCTCGGGAGCGGCGCACCTGCGCATCGCCGGACTTCGAGAACGGCTCCCGGCGACCGCCGACGGCGAAAGACTCGACGCAGTGCTCGACGCGATCGCTGCGGCGATGGACTATCGCGTCGTCGCTGCGGTTGAGGGCAGCACCGATTCCGACGCGCTCGCGCTCGCCGAATTGCTCGGCCTGCCCGACGCGCTCGTCGCGCGCGCCCGTACCCTGCACGAAGCAGGGTGAACTGCGGTCGTGTCACGCTGAGCTCGTCGAAGCGCAGCCGGGACGCCGCTCATAAGCCGAGCGCGAGCGAATCGGCGCGCGGGTCGGCGCCGCCGGCGAGCGTGCCGCGGTCGCGGTCGATCGCGATGCCGTGCGCGTGTCCCATCGCGTTCTCGTAAGGGCCGAGCAGCGCGACGCGGTGGCCGCGGCGCTCGAGTCCCGCGACGATCTCCTCGGACATCCGCGACTCGACGATCAGCGCCTCGCTGCCGCTGACGTCGGGCCGCTCGGGGATCGACGCGCGGCCGTAGATCCAGCGCGGCATGTCGAGCGCCTGCTGAACGTTCAAGCCGCGCTCGACGAGATGGTGCAGAAACTGCACGAGGATCTGCGGCTGACCGTCGCCGCCCATCGAGCCGAAGACGATCTCGGGACGCTCGTCGCGCAGGTACATCGCCGGCGAAAGCGTGTGCATCGGTCGCTTGCCGCCGGCGTAGACGTTGGGATGCCCGGGTTCGGTCGAGAAGTACGCGCCGCGGTTGTGCAGCACGACACCGGTGCCCTCCGCGACGATCCCCGAGCCGAAATTCATGTAGAGGCTCTCGATCAGCGAGACCGCGCCGCCGTCTTCGTCGACCGCGCAGAGCGCGATCGTGTCGCCGTGATCCTCGCGGCTCACCTTCGGCTGCGCGCGTTCGGGATCGATTTCGGCGCGCAGGGCGCGCAGGCGTTCGGCCGTGAGTTCGGCGTCGATCCCCGACGGCGCGATATCGGGATCGGCGAAGGTCGCGTCGCGGATCGCGATCGCGCGCTTCATCGCTTCGATCGCGAGATGGTTCCACAGCGGCTCGTCGGCGTGCGCGTCGTGCTCGAGCATCCCCATCGCGAGCAGCATGCACGCCGCCTGCGAGTTCGGTGGGTGGGCAAGCAGCGCGCCGCCGCGCCACGGGATGCGCAGCGGCGTCGCAGCCTGCGTGCGGTGCCCGGCGAGATCGTCGAGCGTCATCAGGTTGCCGCGGGCGCGCAGCGTCGCGACGATCCGCTCCGCGGTGCGGCCGGTATAGAAGGCGTCGGAGCCGCCGCGCCGGATCGCCGCGAGGGTGTCGGCGAGGTCGGGGTTGCGCAGGATGTCGCCGGGACGCGGCGGCCCGCTCGTGAGGTAGATTCGCGTCGCCTCGGCGTCGTCGCGCAGTAGCGCTTCGTTGGTCCGCGCGTACGCTGCGACGACGTCGGTGACGGCGAAGCCTTCGCGCGCGACGCGTTCCGCTTCCGCGAGCAGGTCGTCGAGCCCGCGCGAGCCGTGCGCGCGCAGGACGTCTTCCCACGAGCGCACCGCGCCCGGAACGGTGACGGTCAACGCGCCGCGCTGCGGGACCGTACCGCCGGGGAGGCGCTCGAGCGACGCCGCACGCGGCGTCCGTCCGCTCCCGTTGTAGGCGTGCGTTGCGCCGGTCTTCGGATCATGCACGATCCAGAACGCGTCGCCGCCGATCCCGCAGCTTGCGGGGTAGACGACGGTGAGCACCGCATTGGCGGCGATCGCGGCGTCGACCGCGTTGCCGCCGCGGCGCAGCACGTCGACGCCGGCCGCCGTCGCCAGCGGATGCGGCGACGCGACCATCGCCCGCGTCGAGCGCGCGACGGCGCGCGAGGGCCAGGCGGCGCGCGGCGGCGCGATCATTGCAGGCGCATCTCGGTCACGTAGATCGCTTCATCGGGGCGCGGCTGCCAGTGCAGGCGCTTCGAGGTCGCGTAGAGGTCTTCGTATTCGAAGAGGAACAGCCACGGGGCGTCGTCGTGGACGATGCGCATCGCCTTGGCATAGAGCGCTCTGCGTTTGGCGGGATCGAGTTCGTACCGCGCCGCGTCGACGAGTTTGTCGAACGCGGGGTTGGCGTAGGTCGAGGAGACGGCGTCGGAGGTGAGCTGCGAGCTGAGCGTGTTGTCGGCGTCGTAGGTGATGTTTCCCCAGCCGAGCAGGTACATCGGCGAGACCTGGCGCTGCAGCACGCGCCGGTAGTAGCTCACCCATTCCTCGGTGTGGACGTCGACGTGCACGCCCGCCGCCTGCAGTTGACCGGCGATCGCGAGCGCGACTTCCTTGTCGCTGTTGTAGCGGCCCTGCGGTCCGTAGAGCGCGAGGTTCAGACCTTTGCCGTCGGGATAGCCGGCCTTCGCCAGCAGCGCTTTCGCCTTCGCGAGATCGTGCGCGTACGACGGCAGGGCGGGATCGTATCCGAAGAAATTCGCCGGTAGCGGTTCGCCGAGTTCGTACGCGCGGCCGCCCAAAACCGCTTTCACGATCGCGGGGACGTCGATCGCGTAGTTGAGCGCCTGCCGCACCAGGACGTTCTGCTGCGGGCCGGGCTGCAGTGTGTTGAAGGCGATAAAGAGGACGCGCACGCTCTTCGCGCTCGCCATCCGCGTGGAGGTTCCGCCCGCCAGCAGCGTCGCGTACTGGTAGGGAACGTTCGTGATCAGGTCCGCGGCGCCGGTGCGCAGCGCCGAGACGCGAGTCCCCGCCTCGGGGATCGGCTTGAAGATCACCTTGGAAGCGGGCGGGGTGCCGCCCCACCAGTGGGGGTTCACTGCGAGTTCGAGCGCATCGTCGCGGCGCCACGATGCGAGCACGTACGGGCCGGTTCCCATCGGATGCTCGGCGATGTATGCGTCGCCGTGCTCCGTCCAATACTTCGCGTCGGCGATGAAGATCGGGCGCGTGATCGCCGGTGCGAGCGGCGTCGGCCGTTTCGTCACGAAGCGCACCGTGTACGGATCCGGCGTCTCGACCTTCACGATCGTGTCGACGCGCGGAACTTGCTGGGACTTGTACGCGGGATCGAGGATTTTCTCGACGCTGAACTTCACGTCGGCGCTCGTGAACGGGTCACCGTTGGAGAACGTCACGCCGCGCCGCAGCCGGAACTCCCAGATGGCGGGCGCGATCCGCTTCCACGACGTCGCCAATTGCGGCTGGATCGACGTGCCGTCGGCCGAACGGCGCGCCAGCGTGTCGAAGATCTGGGCCTGGACGTTGGTGTCGGGCGTGACCGAGGCCTTGAGCGGGTCGAGCGTCGAGGCGTCGACGCCCTGGGTGATGACGACCGTACCGGGGTCGGCCGCGCCGGCGAGAGCCGCGGCGGTCGGGGCGAGCACGGCGACGGCGAGGACCGCGGCGAAGCGACGCATCGGCCCGCTGTTCTCCGGTTGGATGAAGGGGCCATTCCGGTTCGGTCGTATTCGCGCGCCATGAAGCGCGTCTTTGCAGTGCTCGCCTCCGTCGTCGTTACGCTGCTGCCCGCGGCCGGACCCCGAGCGGCCGACGCAACGGTCACGATCTCGCAAGGCGTGGATGCCGACACGCTCAACCCGATCGCCACCACGATCACGCCCACGTTCAATGTCGTCCAGCACGTGTACGAGCGGCTCGCGGACTTCGGCGCGCGTCCCGGCGACTACGAGCCGCGGCTCGCGCTTTCGTGGCGCCGCGTCAACCCGACGACCGAGGAGTACAAGCTTCGCCGCGGCGTGACGTTCTCGAACGGCGACCCGTTCACGAGCGCCGACGTGCGCTACACCGTCGACTGGATCAAGAACCCTGCGAACGCGTCGAAGCAAACGCCCTACGTCCGCGACATCGACCGCGTCGAGACGCCCGATCCGTACACCGTGCGGCTGATCTCGAAGGTGCCCACTGCGATCCCGCCCGGGCTGCAGAACCCGCTGTTCATCGTCGATGCGAAGTACTTTCAAGCCAAGGGCAACGCGTACGTCGCCGAGCACCCGATCGGCACGGGACCGTACGTCCTGCGGGAATGGAAGCGCGACGATCTGACCGCGTTCGACGCGAACCCGCACTGGTGGGGCGGAAAACCGAAGGTCGAACACGTGATCTTCAAGCCGATCCCCGAAGCCGCGGCACGCGTCGCTGCGCTGCGAACCGGTGCGACCGACGTGATCACCAACGTCCCGCCGCAGTATCAGATTCAGCTGACCGGCGGCACGAACACCAAACTCGTGAGCACGCGCAGCCTGCGCCAGCTCTTCATCGCGTTCAACACGCTGCAGCCCGGGCCGCAACAGAACAAGCTCGTGCGCCAAGCGATCAATTATGCCGTCGACGTCCCGGCGATCGTGAAGAACGTGCTCGGCGGACGCGGGTACGAGATTGCATCGCCGATCCCGCCGAACTACTTCGGCTACGATCCGTCGGTGCCGGCGTACCCGCACGATCTCGCCAAAGCGAAGGCGCTGCTCGCGAAGGCGGGCTTTCCCGACGGCAAAGGGATCGCGCTCACGGTGAATGCGCCGATCGGCCGCTACAACCGCGACCGCGAAGTCGCCGAAGCGGTCGCCGGCCAACTGCAGGCGGCCGGGATTACCGCGACGGTGCGGCCGCAGGAGTGGGTGACGTACTCCGATCAGGTCAACCGCCGCGCGCTGACGCCGCTCTACGAATTGGGCTGGAATCAACCTTCGGCCGACGCCGACGGGATCATCACGGCGCTCTTTACGTCGAACGCGCCGCTCTCGTGCTACGCGAATCCCGAGATCGACAAACTCGCCGATCAAGCGCGCGGCGAGCTCGACGTCGCGAAGCGCAAGGCGCTCTACAAGCGGATCGCGACGATTCTGCACGAGGACGCGCCGTGGATCGTGCTCTTCGAATACGAAGATCTCTACGCGACCTCGAAGCGCGTGCAGTGGCAGCCGCGCGGCGATGAGTACATCCGCGCGTACGAGATGTCGCTGACGTAACCGATGGCGGCGTTTCTCGCGCGCCGCGCGCTCGGCGCGGTGTGGGCGCTCGCCGGCGTCGCGATCGTCGTCTTTCTCATCCTGCACCTGACCGGCGATCCGGCCGCGGTAATGATGCCGCCCGAATCGACCCAGGCGGAGATCGATGCGTTCCGCCACGCCCAGGGCTTCGACCGCCCGCTGCCCGTGCAGTTCGCGTCGTTCGCGCTGGCCGCGGCGCACGGCGATCTCGGCGTGTCGCTGCGGCATCAGGAGCCGGCGATGTCGCTCGCGCTAAAGCGCTTTCCGGCGACGATCCTGCTTGCGGGAAGCGCGTTTGCGATCGTGCTGCTCGTCGGCGTTCCGGCTGGCGTGGCGTCGGCGCTGCGTCCGCGCACGTGGATCGATTATACGGCGCGCATCGTCGCGCTGATCGGGCAGAGCGCGCCGACGTACTGGATCGGCCTGATGCTGATCCTGCTCTTCGCCGTGCGGCTGGGCTGGGTGCCGGCGAGCGGGATCGGCGACTGGCGCAACGTGATCCTGCCGGCGGCGACGCTGGGATTTTTTTCGACCGCGAAGCTGATGCGCCTGACGCGCGCCGCGATGCTCGACGTGCTCACTTCCGACTACCTGCGCACGGCACGCGCGAAGGGGCTTACGGGGACGCGCGTGGTGCTCGCGCACGCGCTGCGCAACGCGTGGATCCCGATCGTCACGCAGCTCGGCGTCGAGCTCGGCACCCTGCTCTCCGGCGCGATCATCACCGAGACGGTGTTCGCGTGGCCGGGCGTCGGGCGACTGGCGGTGCAGGCGGTATTCGAGCGCGATTTTCCGGTCGTCGAGGCCGTGGTGCTGCTCGCGGCGACGACGTTCGTGCTGCTGAACCTCGTCGTCGATCTGCTCTACGCCGCACTCGATCCGCGCATCCGGTACGCATAGTGGCGACCGCCGTCGCCGCCGCACCGTCCGCGCACGCGGAAGGCGCGCCGAACCGCACCGCCGCGCTGCGCCGCATCGCGCGCGATCCCGGCGCGGTCGTGGGCGCGGTGATCGTCGCGCTGGTGGCGCTGTGCGCGCTGTTCGCGCCGCTGATCGCGCGCGGCGATCCCAACGCGCAGGATCTCGCATCGACGCTGCTCCCGCCGATGTGGATCGCCGGCGGCTCCCACGCGCATGTCCTGGGCACCGACAATCTCGGACGCGACGTGCTGGTTCGGATCATCTGGGGCTCGCGGATCTCAGCGATCGTGGGGATCTCGGTGGTGGCGATCGGCGCGTCGATCGGCGTCACCGCCGGCCTCCTCGCCGGCTATCGGCGCGGCTGGGTCGACGCGCTCATCGCGCGCATCACCGACGTGCAGCTCGCGTTCCCGCTGGTGCTGCTTGCGGTTGCGATCGTCGCGGTCGTGGGTCCGGGGCTGTGGACGGTGATCGCCGCGATCGGCCTCACCTCGTGGGTGCAGTACGTGCGGGTCGTGCGCGCGGAGACGCTGAGCCTGCGCGAGCGCGAGTTCGTCGCCGCGGCGCATGCCGCCGGCGCGAGCAGCGCGCGCGTTCTCGTGCGGCACCTGCTTCCCAACGTCGGCTCGGCCGCGATCGTCCTGGGCACGTTCGAGATCGCGCGCGCCGTCGTGCTCGAATCGTCGCTCTCGTTCCTCGGTCTGGGCGTGCCGCCGACGATCGCATCGTGGGGCGGGATGCTCGCCGACGGCCGCCAGTATCTCGACACCGCCTGGTGGATCGCTCTGTTCCCCGGGCTCGCGATCGTGATCGCGGTAATGGGCGTGAACCTCCTCGGCGACGGCCTCCGCGACGCCCTCGACCCCGGCATGCGCTAAGTCACGCTGAGCTTGTCGAAGCGCCGCCCCGTCACGCTGAGCTTTGTCGAAGCGCCGCCATCAGCGATATCCGCCGCCGCTCCGCGCGAGACGCGCAATCCCAAGCCAATCCCCTTCGACGAGCGCGCGTTTCTTCGCCCACGACCACCCTTTGAGCTGCTTCTCCGCCGCGATCGCGTCCGTAGCATCGGAGAACTCCTGCGAGTACACGAGGCGCACCGGCCGGCGCGAAGAGGTGTAGCAGTACTCAAAGTCGCCGCGTTCACGCTGCACGACTCGCTGCTCGAGATTCGACGTCACGCCGACGTAGAACGACCCGTCAGCGCAGCACAGCATGTAGACCCAGAACGTTTTCACGTGCGTCATCTGCGCCGCCCGCCGCATTCGGCAAGCCCCCCCGTGTCACGCTGAGCCTGTCGAAGCGTAGTCCAAATCGTGCACGAAGGCTACTGCGCTTCGACAGGCTCAGCGTGACACGGCTGCGCATCGACAAGCCTCAGCGTGACGGGTTAGTCGAACATGTCGGGCTGGGTTGCGGCGAGGTGATTGTAGATCGTTTGAAAGTGCAGCCAGCCGATGAAATCGTTGCCGACGTGCTCGCGGCTGTACCGCGCGCTCTTTTCGGAGACCGTTTTCGGTTTGACGCCCGACGCTTCGACGAGCAGTTGGACCTGGCAGCAGCGCTCCAGCGCGATGAACCAGAATGCGGCGTCGTCGATGCTGTGATGACTCGCAGTCAGCAGGCCGTGATTTTGATGCAGCGCCGCCCGGTTGTTGCCGAACATCTCCGCGACCGACTTTCCCGACTGCTTCTCGACGGCCACCGCCCCCGCCGACGCGCCGATCACGACGTGATTCTCATAGAAACACGCCGCGTCCTGACTGATCATGTCGAGCGGACGGCCGGTCGTGCACCACGCCGTACCGTAGGTCGTGTGTGCGTGACACATCGCGACGATCTCCGGATTCGCCGCGTGAATCGACGAATGCAGCACGAATCCGGCGCGATTGACGGCGTACTTGCCCTCGACGACGTTGCCGTCGTGATCCGCCAGAATCAGATTCGACAGCTTCACTTGCGAGAAGTGAACGCACATCGGGTTCGTCCAATAGAGATCTTTGTGTTCGGGATCGCGCACCGTGAGGTGACCGGCGAACCCGTAATCGAAGCCCTGCTGGGCGAACGCGCGTACCGCCGCCACTAGGTGCTTCTTGCGATATTCCCGTTCTTCCGCAAAACTGGAGAACGTCGGAACCTCCGGAAAAATCAAGCCGGGCTGTTCGGGCTAATAGATCGAGATGCGATTGTCCAGAAGCATGCGTGTTCTCCCTTTTCGTGCGTGCGGAGAATCGTCGGTCGGCGAATATTCAGCACCGGAACGCCGCCGCCCTCGACCGTGCGGCTCAGCGTGAGGTGAACGTGAGAATCACACGCAGCGCCGCCGGCTGGAGCACCAAGGCGTCGCGCGGTTGGGGCGCCGCGTTGGGGATCGGGTAGGGCGTTCCCTCGCCGATGCGGGTGAAGCGGCCGCTGACGGCGTTCGTGAAGTTCGTTCCGGCGAACGTCACGTCGACACCGCCCATCCGTTTGCCGATCGCGGCGTCGAGCGTCGCGTACCGTCCTTGCGCGAGCCAGTTGTTCGCCGATGTCTGCGCGAGGTTCAGCGCGCCGTGCGCGCCGTCGCGCGCGTACCGCACGCCGAGCGTGAGCCGCTGCAGCGGGATCCCTGCGAACTGCTGGCCGACGACCAGATCGGAACCGGAGGTCGGGTTTGCGGCGCTCACCGCGGCGGGAAGCGAGACCGGGTACGCGGCGTTCACGCCGTACTCGGCCGTCGCGAACCATGCCGAGCCGAAGCGGTGCGCGATGCGCAGCGCGCCTCCCTGATACACGACGTTGCCGGCGTTGATCGGAGAACTCTGCGCGATCGGGACGGTCGGGTCGACGCCGCACCGCGCGTTGAGCGGATAGAAGTTCTCGATCGGGTCGCGCAGGTTCGTGCGGTAGAGCGTCGCGTCGACGGTCGTCGCGCCGAACCGCTTCCCGTAACCGAGTTCGTATTCGGTTGCGTGCTCGGCGCGCTCGTTCGGGTTCCCGTTGGGCGAAACGCAGTTTTGATCCGGCGGCGGCAACTGCGCGAACGGTACGGCATAGCGTTCCGCCAGCAGCGGCGCGCGAAATCCCGTCCCCGCCGCGACGCGGAACGTTCCGCCGGAACCGTCGTCGACGGTGACGCCGATCCGCCCGTCGGTGCTCGTCCCGAACGTCGACCAGCGCGACGTCACGACGCTCGCGGCGACGTGCGCCTGCGCGGAGAGGTCTGCGCCGGCGCGCAGCCACGCCGACGTCGCGTGCTCGCGCAGCGTCTCGCCGAATTGATCGGGCGACGAGAGCGTCTCGCTTCGCGTCGAGCCGCCGAGCGCAAACGTCGACGCACCGGCGCTGCGGCTCCACTCCATCGTCGTCGTCGCCGAACGATCCGCGAGCGAGAAATCGTACGGCGTGCGTCCGACGCCGCCGGCGAGCGCGTTGACGCTGTCGGAGATTGCGCTCGTCGCGCTGAGCGACCCGGCGCCGAGCGGAAGGGTCGCGCCGATCAGCGTCGCGTGCAGCGTCTGCGCCCGC is a genomic window containing:
- a CDS encoding manganese efflux pump MntP family protein, yielding MTVASFAKILFVALSLGLDVFAVSVGVGMRGTERAVKLRIGAAFAFAEVTMTLLGVGIGRAAGKLLGDSAGYLGFAALVAVGGYMIYEALHGTEEGGGFDLSRGWGLTLGALSISLDSLGIGFSILYIGVPLGVSVIFIAAASVLSTALGLALGKRLGMVAEERAALWAGIVLVLTGLAFAGLKYFRVGA
- a CDS encoding MutS-related protein — its product is MIADALTAERIGLDWLRAAVAPLGAFGRAVDETLAPYGPGDEDAARAEIAEVVACAQLMDDEGVMRARAALRAVPEASPIVARARVGDPLADVDFYELGRFIDGLDALARAWDAAGGDAGRRPPLLDGLRALLAPGRAGGGFYLDDAFGAGLRDARAALAAAEAAYDARREEIAALVRDAIGVDPVGEEFVVLRDAYDGALPDVVRVVRETPTYRVVVPAIVIPERDAAFARLAEEEEAARRTLAERIAREADAVRATTRALGALDRLLARVAFAQRWGGCVPTFASDRIACVDATFAPLADALGARAHPYTPISFDLRGVTVLTGPNMGGKTAALAAAGFACACAALGVAPPAREATLPLLDAIAWVGGDVAADRTRLLSSYAAEILRARDVLRAASPRSLVLVDEFARTTGPREGRALLVAFAEALHASGAFALIATHFDGVAAASGAAHLRIAGLRERLPATADGERLDAVLDAIAAAMDYRVVAAVEGSTDSDALALAELLGLPDALVARARTLHEAG
- a CDS encoding response regulator, which produces MAWRVLVADDDQEICTLIKTVLGKGPYEITLCHDAESALVHIKSDPPYDILISDFMLPGISGIDLVTQVRQNASTSRIPIVMISAHSNYAMDARAKTAGANAFLNKPFTISQLRTTVHQLLTDPLHSAMGA
- a CDS encoding ABC transporter substrate-binding protein codes for the protein MRRFAAVLAVAVLAPTAAALAGAADPGTVVITQGVDASTLDPLKASVTPDTNVQAQIFDTLARRSADGTSIQPQLATSWKRIAPAIWEFRLRRGVTFSNGDPFTSADVKFSVEKILDPAYKSQQVPRVDTIVKVETPDPYTVRFVTKRPTPLAPAITRPIFIADAKYWTEHGDAYIAEHPMGTGPYVLASWRRDDALELAVNPHWWGGTPPASKVIFKPIPEAGTRVSALRTGAADLITNVPYQYATLLAGGTSTRMASAKSVRVLFIAFNTLQPGPQQNVLVRQALNYAIDVPAIVKAVLGGRAYELGEPLPANFFGYDPALPSYAHDLAKAKALLAKAGYPDGKGLNLALYGPQGRYNSDKEVALAIAGQLQAAGVHVDVHTEEWVSYYRRVLQRQVSPMYLLGWGNITYDADNTLSSQLTSDAVSSTYANPAFDKLVDAARYELDPAKRRALYAKAMRIVHDDAPWLFLFEYEDLYATSKRLHWQPRPDEAIYVTEMRLQ
- a CDS encoding gamma-glutamyltransferase family protein — its product is MIAPPRAAWPSRAVARSTRAMVASPHPLATAAGVDVLRRGGNAVDAAIAANAVLTVVYPASCGIGGDAFWIVHDPKTGATHAYNGSGRTPRAASLERLPGGTVPQRGALTVTVPGAVRSWEDVLRAHGSRGLDDLLAEAERVAREGFAVTDVVAAYARTNEALLRDDAEATRIYLTSGPPRPGDILRNPDLADTLAAIRRGGSDAFYTGRTAERIVATLRARGNLMTLDDLAGHRTQAATPLRIPWRGGALLAHPPNSQAACMLLAMGMLEHDAHADEPLWNHLAIEAMKRAIAIRDATFADPDIAPSGIDAELTAERLRALRAEIDPERAQPKVSREDHGDTIALCAVDEDGGAVSLIESLYMNFGSGIVAEGTGVVLHNRGAYFSTEPGHPNVYAGGKRPMHTLSPAMYLRDERPEIVFGSMGGDGQPQILVQFLHHLVERGLNVQQALDMPRWIYGRASIPERPDVSGSEALIVESRMSEEIVAGLERRGHRVALLGPYENAMGHAHGIAIDRDRGTLAGGADPRADSLALGL
- a CDS encoding proline dehydrogenase family protein produces the protein MAVLDVIQTPGFQQRFFFLAKRFVAGETADEAMDAVAALNAAGMTATLDFLGEDVTQRDEAERTRDAYLALLSAIRRRGVETNVSVKLTAMGLLVDEDFAFANLRTILDDAARNADPFVRIDMEGSAVTGATLRVFERAFAHTRNVGPVLQAYLKRTPADVERMIALGARVRLCKGAYGESPDVAYKAMPTIRRECLRSAEALLERGVYPAIATHDERIIAAVERFARDRGIGRDRFEFQMLYGVRPDVQLRLVADGYRLRVYVPYGTHWAGYFYRRITERPENALFALRSIVAR